In Oryza sativa Japonica Group chromosome 3, ASM3414082v1, one DNA window encodes the following:
- the LOC4332368 gene encoding LIM domain-containing protein HDR3-like isoform X1, giving the protein MKWLCAFLKGTKDGEANRRRPRVTAGEETTLWEEPVRPKEEPPRHNNEEMDHALALALADDAKNTKERNHDKGENDEELARAIQDSLNMNPYQPYNPCAPSQTQARSRGYRVCGGCKHEIGHGHYLSCLGMYWHPQCFRCSSCRHPIREMEFTLLGTDPYHKLCYKELHHPKCDVCLQFIPTNRTGLIEYRAHPFWGQKYCPLHEHDRTPRCCSCEKMEPRNTKYMSLGDGRSLCMECLDSAIMDTGECQPLYHSIRDYYEGMNMKLDQQIPMLLVERQALNEAMEGESKGPHHMPETRGLCLSEEQTVTSILRRPRIGANRLLDMKTQPQKLTRRCEVTAILVLFGLPRLLTGSILAHELMHGWLRLKGYRNLKAEIEEGICQVMSYLWLESEILPSTSRYGQASTSYASSSSSSCRPPPSKKGGISHTEKKLGEFFLHQIANDTSSAYGDGFRAAYAAVNKYGLRQSLNHIRLTGGFPV; this is encoded by the exons ATGAAGTGGCTCTGCGCTTTCCTGAAGGGGACGAAGGACGGCGAGGCCAACCGACGGCGCCCTCGGGTGACGGCAGGAGAAGAGACCACGCTCTGGGAAGAACCAGTTAGACCAAAG GAAGAACCACCTAGACATAACAATGAAGAAATGGACCATGCACTTGCCCTTGCTCTTGCAGACGATGCCAAAAATACAAAAG AGAGAAACCATGACAAGGGAGAAAACGATGAAGAACTCGCTAGAGCAATACAGGACAGTCTGAACATGAATCCTTACCAGCCTTACAATCCTTGTGCACCCTCTCAGACCCAGGCCAGGTCGAGAGGATACAG GGTCTGTGGGGGTTGCAAGCATGAGATAGGGCATGGCCATTACTTGAGCTGCTTGGGAATGTACTGGCACCCTCAGTGCTTCCGCTGTTCTTCCTGTCGCCACCCTATCCGTGAGATGGAG TTCACCTTGCTAGGTACAGATCCATACCACAAGCTGTGCTACAAGGAGCTTCATCACCCAAAGTGTGACGTCTGCCTTCAattt ATCCCAACGAACAGGACTGGTTTGATAGAGTACAGAGCCCATCCATTCTGGGGACAGAAGTATTGTCCTTTGCATGAGCATGATAGAACACCTCGTTGCTGTAGCTGTGAGAAAATGGAG CCAAGGAACACAAAGTATATGTCATTAGGGGATGGACGCAGCTTGTGCATGGAATGCCTGGATTCTGCAATCATGGACACCGGTGAATGTCAACCGCTATACCATTCCATCAGAGACTACTACGAAGGGATGAACATGAAACTAGACCAGCAGATACCCATGCTCTTGGTTGAACGTCAAGCCCTTAATGAAGCTATGGAAGGAGAAAGCAAa GGACCGCATCATATGCCTGAAACACGAGGCCTTTGTCTGTCAGAGGAGCAGACTGTGACCAGT ATACTTAGGAGGCCCAGAATTGGTGCAAATCGGTTACTAGATATGAAAACCCAACCGCAAAAGCTAACTAGGAGATGCGAAGTCACTGCAATTCTTGTATTGTTTGGCCTCCCCAG GCTGCTAACGGGCTCCATTCTTGCCCATGAATTGATGCATGGGTGGTTGCGCCTCAAAG GTTACCGGAACCTAAAGGCGGAGATTGAGGAAGGTATATGCCAGGTCATGTCTTACCTGTGGCTGGAGTCAGAGATCCTTCCATCCACTTCAAGATATGGACAGGCTTCAACATCTTACGCTTCATCTTCGTCGTCCTCCTGTCGACCACCACCGTCCAAGAAGGGTGGGATCTCTCACACCGAGAAGAAGCTTGGAGAATTCTTCCTGCATCAGATCGCCAATGACACATCATCAGCATACGGCGATGGTTTCAGAGCTGCCTATGCAGCTGTGAACAAGTATGGCCTTCGCCAATCACTGAACCATATACGGCTAACCGGAGGCTTTCCTGTGTAA
- the LOC4332368 gene encoding LIM domain-containing protein HDR3-like isoform X4: MAYSSRSCDQCSHERRSGFMKWLCAFLKGTKDGEANRRRPRVTAGEETTLWEEPVRPKEEPPRHNNEEMDHALALALADDAKNTKERNHDKGENDEELARAIQDSLNMNPYQPYNPCAPSQTQARSRGYRVCGGCKHEIGHGHYLSCLGMYWHPQCFRCSSCRHPIREMEFTLLGTDPYHKLCYKELHHPKCDVCLQFIPTNRTGLIEYRAHPFWGQKYCPLHEHDRTPRCCSCEKMEPRNTKYMSLGDGRSLCMECLDSAIMDTGECQPLYHSIRDYYEGMNMKLDQQIPMLLVERQALNEAMEGESKGPHHMPETRGLCLSEEQTVTSILRRPRIGANRLLDMKTQPQKLTRRCEVTAILVLFGLPRLLTGSILAHELMHGWLRLKGYRNLKAEIEEGICQVMSYLWLESEILPSTSRYGQASTSYASSSSSSCRPPPSKKGGISHTEKKLGEFFLHQIANDTSSAYGDGFRAAYAAVNKYGLRQSLNHIRLTGGFPV; encoded by the exons ATGGCCTACTCCTCACGGTCTTGTGATCAGTGCAGTCACG AGAGGAGATCCGGCTTCATGAAGTGGCTCTGCGCTTTCCTGAAGGGGACGAAGGACGGCGAGGCCAACCGACGGCGCCCTCGGGTGACGGCAGGAGAAGAGACCACGCTCTGGGAAGAACCAGTTAGACCAAAG GAAGAACCACCTAGACATAACAATGAAGAAATGGACCATGCACTTGCCCTTGCTCTTGCAGACGATGCCAAAAATACAAAAG AGAGAAACCATGACAAGGGAGAAAACGATGAAGAACTCGCTAGAGCAATACAGGACAGTCTGAACATGAATCCTTACCAGCCTTACAATCCTTGTGCACCCTCTCAGACCCAGGCCAGGTCGAGAGGATACAG GGTCTGTGGGGGTTGCAAGCATGAGATAGGGCATGGCCATTACTTGAGCTGCTTGGGAATGTACTGGCACCCTCAGTGCTTCCGCTGTTCTTCCTGTCGCCACCCTATCCGTGAGATGGAG TTCACCTTGCTAGGTACAGATCCATACCACAAGCTGTGCTACAAGGAGCTTCATCACCCAAAGTGTGACGTCTGCCTTCAattt ATCCCAACGAACAGGACTGGTTTGATAGAGTACAGAGCCCATCCATTCTGGGGACAGAAGTATTGTCCTTTGCATGAGCATGATAGAACACCTCGTTGCTGTAGCTGTGAGAAAATGGAG CCAAGGAACACAAAGTATATGTCATTAGGGGATGGACGCAGCTTGTGCATGGAATGCCTGGATTCTGCAATCATGGACACCGGTGAATGTCAACCGCTATACCATTCCATCAGAGACTACTACGAAGGGATGAACATGAAACTAGACCAGCAGATACCCATGCTCTTGGTTGAACGTCAAGCCCTTAATGAAGCTATGGAAGGAGAAAGCAAa GGACCGCATCATATGCCTGAAACACGAGGCCTTTGTCTGTCAGAGGAGCAGACTGTGACCAGT ATACTTAGGAGGCCCAGAATTGGTGCAAATCGGTTACTAGATATGAAAACCCAACCGCAAAAGCTAACTAGGAGATGCGAAGTCACTGCAATTCTTGTATTGTTTGGCCTCCCCAG GCTGCTAACGGGCTCCATTCTTGCCCATGAATTGATGCATGGGTGGTTGCGCCTCAAAG GTTACCGGAACCTAAAGGCGGAGATTGAGGAAGGTATATGCCAGGTCATGTCTTACCTGTGGCTGGAGTCAGAGATCCTTCCATCCACTTCAAGATATGGACAGGCTTCAACATCTTACGCTTCATCTTCGTCGTCCTCCTGTCGACCACCACCGTCCAAGAAGGGTGGGATCTCTCACACCGAGAAGAAGCTTGGAGAATTCTTCCTGCATCAGATCGCCAATGACACATCATCAGCATACGGCGATGGTTTCAGAGCTGCCTATGCAGCTGTGAACAAGTATGGCCTTCGCCAATCACTGAACCATATACGGCTAACCGGAGGCTTTCCTGTGTAA
- the LOC4332368 gene encoding LIM domain-containing protein HDR3-like isoform X3, which produces MAYSSRSCDQCSHERRSGFMKWLCAFLKGTKDGEANRRRPRVTAGEETTLWEEPVRPKKEEPPRHNNEEMDHALALALADDAKNTKERNHDKGENDEELARAIQDSLNMNPYQPYNPCAPSQTQARSRGYRVCGGCKHEIGHGHYLSCLGMYWHPQCFRCSSCRHPIREMEFTLLGTDPYHKLCYKELHHPKCDVCLQFIPTNRTGLIEYRAHPFWGQKYCPLHEHDRTPRCCSCEKMEPRNTKYMSLGDGRSLCMECLDSAIMDTGECQPLYHSIRDYYEGMNMKLDQQIPMLLVERQALNEAMEGESKGPHHMPETRGLCLSEEQTVTSILRRPRIGANRLLDMKTQPQKLTRRCEVTAILVLFGLPRLLTGSILAHELMHGWLRLKGYRNLKAEIEEGICQVMSYLWLESEILPSTSRYGQASTSYASSSSSSCRPPPSKKGGISHTEKKLGEFFLHQIANDTSSAYGDGFRAAYAAVNKYGLRQSLNHIRLTGGFPV; this is translated from the exons ATGGCCTACTCCTCACGGTCTTGTGATCAGTGCAGTCACG AGAGGAGATCCGGCTTCATGAAGTGGCTCTGCGCTTTCCTGAAGGGGACGAAGGACGGCGAGGCCAACCGACGGCGCCCTCGGGTGACGGCAGGAGAAGAGACCACGCTCTGGGAAGAACCAGTTAGACCAAAG AAGGAAGAACCACCTAGACATAACAATGAAGAAATGGACCATGCACTTGCCCTTGCTCTTGCAGACGATGCCAAAAATACAAAAG AGAGAAACCATGACAAGGGAGAAAACGATGAAGAACTCGCTAGAGCAATACAGGACAGTCTGAACATGAATCCTTACCAGCCTTACAATCCTTGTGCACCCTCTCAGACCCAGGCCAGGTCGAGAGGATACAG GGTCTGTGGGGGTTGCAAGCATGAGATAGGGCATGGCCATTACTTGAGCTGCTTGGGAATGTACTGGCACCCTCAGTGCTTCCGCTGTTCTTCCTGTCGCCACCCTATCCGTGAGATGGAG TTCACCTTGCTAGGTACAGATCCATACCACAAGCTGTGCTACAAGGAGCTTCATCACCCAAAGTGTGACGTCTGCCTTCAattt ATCCCAACGAACAGGACTGGTTTGATAGAGTACAGAGCCCATCCATTCTGGGGACAGAAGTATTGTCCTTTGCATGAGCATGATAGAACACCTCGTTGCTGTAGCTGTGAGAAAATGGAG CCAAGGAACACAAAGTATATGTCATTAGGGGATGGACGCAGCTTGTGCATGGAATGCCTGGATTCTGCAATCATGGACACCGGTGAATGTCAACCGCTATACCATTCCATCAGAGACTACTACGAAGGGATGAACATGAAACTAGACCAGCAGATACCCATGCTCTTGGTTGAACGTCAAGCCCTTAATGAAGCTATGGAAGGAGAAAGCAAa GGACCGCATCATATGCCTGAAACACGAGGCCTTTGTCTGTCAGAGGAGCAGACTGTGACCAGT ATACTTAGGAGGCCCAGAATTGGTGCAAATCGGTTACTAGATATGAAAACCCAACCGCAAAAGCTAACTAGGAGATGCGAAGTCACTGCAATTCTTGTATTGTTTGGCCTCCCCAG GCTGCTAACGGGCTCCATTCTTGCCCATGAATTGATGCATGGGTGGTTGCGCCTCAAAG GTTACCGGAACCTAAAGGCGGAGATTGAGGAAGGTATATGCCAGGTCATGTCTTACCTGTGGCTGGAGTCAGAGATCCTTCCATCCACTTCAAGATATGGACAGGCTTCAACATCTTACGCTTCATCTTCGTCGTCCTCCTGTCGACCACCACCGTCCAAGAAGGGTGGGATCTCTCACACCGAGAAGAAGCTTGGAGAATTCTTCCTGCATCAGATCGCCAATGACACATCATCAGCATACGGCGATGGTTTCAGAGCTGCCTATGCAGCTGTGAACAAGTATGGCCTTCGCCAATCACTGAACCATATACGGCTAACCGGAGGCTTTCCTGTGTAA
- the LOC4332368 gene encoding LIM domain-containing protein HDR3-like isoform X2, which yields MLATQAISCGVLSLCFLILFNAERRSGFMKWLCAFLKGTKDGEANRRRPRVTAGEETTLWEEPVRPKKEEPPRHNNEEMDHALALALADDAKNTKERNHDKGENDEELARAIQDSLNMNPYQPYNPCAPSQTQARSRGYRVCGGCKHEIGHGHYLSCLGMYWHPQCFRCSSCRHPIREMEFTLLGTDPYHKLCYKELHHPKCDVCLQFIPTNRTGLIEYRAHPFWGQKYCPLHEHDRTPRCCSCEKMEPRNTKYMSLGDGRSLCMECLDSAIMDTGECQPLYHSIRDYYEGMNMKLDQQIPMLLVERQALNEAMEGESKGPHHMPETRGLCLSEEQTVTSILRRPRIGANRLLDMKTQPQKLTRRCEVTAILVLFGLPRLLTGSILAHELMHGWLRLKGYRNLKAEIEEGICQVMSYLWLESEILPSTSRYGQASTSYASSSSSSCRPPPSKKGGISHTEKKLGEFFLHQIANDTSSAYGDGFRAAYAAVNKYGLRQSLNHIRLTGGFPV from the exons ATGTTAGCAACGCAAGCAATTTCGTGTGGCGTTTTGTCCCTGTGTTTCTTGATCTTGTTCAATGCAG AGAGGAGATCCGGCTTCATGAAGTGGCTCTGCGCTTTCCTGAAGGGGACGAAGGACGGCGAGGCCAACCGACGGCGCCCTCGGGTGACGGCAGGAGAAGAGACCACGCTCTGGGAAGAACCAGTTAGACCAAAG AAGGAAGAACCACCTAGACATAACAATGAAGAAATGGACCATGCACTTGCCCTTGCTCTTGCAGACGATGCCAAAAATACAAAAG AGAGAAACCATGACAAGGGAGAAAACGATGAAGAACTCGCTAGAGCAATACAGGACAGTCTGAACATGAATCCTTACCAGCCTTACAATCCTTGTGCACCCTCTCAGACCCAGGCCAGGTCGAGAGGATACAG GGTCTGTGGGGGTTGCAAGCATGAGATAGGGCATGGCCATTACTTGAGCTGCTTGGGAATGTACTGGCACCCTCAGTGCTTCCGCTGTTCTTCCTGTCGCCACCCTATCCGTGAGATGGAG TTCACCTTGCTAGGTACAGATCCATACCACAAGCTGTGCTACAAGGAGCTTCATCACCCAAAGTGTGACGTCTGCCTTCAattt ATCCCAACGAACAGGACTGGTTTGATAGAGTACAGAGCCCATCCATTCTGGGGACAGAAGTATTGTCCTTTGCATGAGCATGATAGAACACCTCGTTGCTGTAGCTGTGAGAAAATGGAG CCAAGGAACACAAAGTATATGTCATTAGGGGATGGACGCAGCTTGTGCATGGAATGCCTGGATTCTGCAATCATGGACACCGGTGAATGTCAACCGCTATACCATTCCATCAGAGACTACTACGAAGGGATGAACATGAAACTAGACCAGCAGATACCCATGCTCTTGGTTGAACGTCAAGCCCTTAATGAAGCTATGGAAGGAGAAAGCAAa GGACCGCATCATATGCCTGAAACACGAGGCCTTTGTCTGTCAGAGGAGCAGACTGTGACCAGT ATACTTAGGAGGCCCAGAATTGGTGCAAATCGGTTACTAGATATGAAAACCCAACCGCAAAAGCTAACTAGGAGATGCGAAGTCACTGCAATTCTTGTATTGTTTGGCCTCCCCAG GCTGCTAACGGGCTCCATTCTTGCCCATGAATTGATGCATGGGTGGTTGCGCCTCAAAG GTTACCGGAACCTAAAGGCGGAGATTGAGGAAGGTATATGCCAGGTCATGTCTTACCTGTGGCTGGAGTCAGAGATCCTTCCATCCACTTCAAGATATGGACAGGCTTCAACATCTTACGCTTCATCTTCGTCGTCCTCCTGTCGACCACCACCGTCCAAGAAGGGTGGGATCTCTCACACCGAGAAGAAGCTTGGAGAATTCTTCCTGCATCAGATCGCCAATGACACATCATCAGCATACGGCGATGGTTTCAGAGCTGCCTATGCAGCTGTGAACAAGTATGGCCTTCGCCAATCACTGAACCATATACGGCTAACCGGAGGCTTTCCTGTGTAA
- the LOC4332369 gene encoding serine/threonine-protein phosphatase PP1 yields MAAAPGAGGQGGGGMDAVLLDDIIRRLLEVRTARPGKQVQLSESEIRQLCTVSREIFLSQPNLLELEAPIKICGDIHGQYSDLLRLFEYGGFPPEANYLFLGDYVDRGKQSLETICLLLAYKIKYPENFFLLRGNHECASINRIYGFYDECKRRFNVRLWKVFTDCFNCLPVAALIDDKILCMHGGLSPDLTHLDEIKSLPRPTDVPDTGLLCDLLWSDPGKDVQGWGMNDRGVSYTFGADKVSEFLEKHDLDLICRAHQVVEDGYEFFADRQLVTIFSAPNYCGEFDNAGAMMSVDETLMCSFQILKPAERKGKFMASNKM; encoded by the exons atggcggcggcaccGGGGGCGGGagggcagggcggcggcgggatggacgCCGTCCTCCTCGACGATATCATCCGCCGCCTGCTCGAGGTGCGGACGGCGCGCCCGGGGAAGCAGGTGCAGCTCTCCGAGTCGGAGATCCGCCAGCTCTGCACTGTATCCCGAGAAATCTTCCTCAGCCAGCCCAATCTCCTCGAGCTCGAGGCGCCCATCAAGATCTGCG GTGACATCCATGGTCAGTACAGTGACCTTCTAAGGCTTTTTGAGTATGGTGGTTTTCCCCCAGAAGCCAATTATCTATTCTTAGGTGATTATGTTGATCGAGGCAAACAAAGTTTGGAAACAATATGCCTCCTCCTTGCATACAAAATCAAGTACCCGGagaatttttttcttctcagagGCAATCATGAGTGTGCATCAATAAACAGGATATATGGATTTTATGATGAATGCAAACGCCGATTTAATGTGCGTCTATGGAAGGTCTTCACTGATTGTTTTAACTGTCTCCCTGTGGCTGCGCTAATTGATGATAAAATATTATGCATGCATGGTGGCCTCTCTCCTGATCTGACACATTTAGATGAGATAAAGAGCTTGCCCCGTCCTACTGATGTACCGGATACAGGTCTGCTATGCGACCTACTTTGGTCAGATCCAGGAAAAGACGTTCAAGGTTGGGGCATGAATGATAGGGGGGTCTCATACACTTTTGGTGCTGACAAAGTTTCAGAATTCCTGGAAAAACATGACCTTGATCTTATTTGCCGGGCACATCAG GTTGTTGAGGATGGATATGAGTTCTTTGCCGACAGACAACTTGTCACCATATTCTCAGCTCCAAACTATTGTGGTGAATTTGATAATGCAGGTGCAATGATGAGTGTTGATGAAACTTTGATGTGTTCTTTTCAAATTCTTAAACCTGCTGAGAGAAAAGGCAAATTTATGGCATCAAACAAAATGTGA